A window of the Halotia branconii CENA392 genome harbors these coding sequences:
- a CDS encoding glycosyltransferase family 4 protein, whose translation MKIVFVNPVGVIGGAERVLLNMLTTLNAQSNIQLHLIVGTDGALIEEAKKLGVEVTLLKLPEEFNQLGDSAFKGRKAIAISILLLQLVKILPSIQKYLREFQQSLRELNPDLIHSNGIKTHLLTSLVRVKGIPVVWHIHDFYSSRPLIAQALKWLSDRATLGIAISQAVAKDATSLLPRLPIEVVYNMIDVNYFSPAPLSLHLPLRVGLVATFARWKGHDIFLKAIANIVRSRPDLKVRFYIVGGAIYQTRGSQFSEQELKNQASDLGIADKVDFLGFQQDIAEIYRWLDIVVHASTQPEPFGLAIIEAMACGKPVIVSQAGGAAELFTHNYDAIGVSPGEPIALAAAILDLLENTEKRQAISQKARYTATERFSNEDLAQKIMAVYNFVLNSK comes from the coding sequence ATGAAAATAGTATTTGTTAATCCAGTGGGAGTAATTGGCGGTGCAGAAAGAGTTTTGTTAAATATGTTGACTACTTTAAATGCACAGTCAAACATCCAACTTCACTTAATTGTAGGTACAGATGGAGCATTAATAGAGGAGGCTAAAAAGTTAGGCGTAGAGGTGACATTACTAAAATTGCCAGAAGAATTTAATCAATTGGGTGATAGTGCCTTTAAAGGTCGTAAAGCGATCGCAATATCAATATTGCTATTACAACTAGTTAAAATTTTACCCAGTATACAGAAATATCTCAGAGAATTTCAGCAATCGCTACGTGAACTGAATCCAGATTTAATTCACTCTAACGGTATTAAAACTCATTTACTAACTTCATTAGTTCGAGTCAAAGGTATACCCGTTGTTTGGCACATTCATGATTTTTATAGCTCACGACCATTAATAGCACAAGCTTTAAAATGGTTGAGCGATCGCGCCACTCTCGGAATTGCTATTTCTCAAGCTGTTGCTAAAGATGCTACAAGTTTACTACCCCGCTTACCCATAGAGGTAGTTTACAACATGATCGATGTCAATTACTTTTCCCCTGCTCCTTTATCTTTACATCTTCCTTTGCGGGTAGGACTAGTAGCTACTTTTGCTCGTTGGAAAGGTCATGATATTTTTTTAAAAGCAATAGCTAACATTGTGCGATCGCGTCCTGATTTAAAGGTTCGTTTTTATATCGTCGGTGGAGCGATTTATCAAACTCGTGGTTCTCAATTTTCTGAGCAAGAGTTAAAAAATCAAGCTTCAGATCTTGGGATTGCAGATAAAGTTGACTTTCTAGGTTTCCAGCAAGATATAGCAGAGATTTACCGTTGGTTAGATATAGTAGTTCATGCCAGTACCCAACCAGAACCATTTGGATTAGCAATAATAGAAGCTATGGCTTGTGGTAAACCAGTCATAGTATCCCAAGCAGGTGGAGCAGCCGAGCTATTTACTCACAATTATGATGCAATTGGTGTATCTCCAGGAGAACCAATTGCTCTGGCAGCAGCTATTTTAGACTTGCTCGAAAATACCGAAAAGCGCCAAGCAATATCACAAAAAGCGAGGTATACAGCCACCGAACGTTTCAGTAATGAGGATTTAGCTCAAAAAATTATGGCAGTATACAACTTTGTTTTAAATAGCAAGTAA
- a CDS encoding acyltransferase family protein — MLLQNAGIQNKRLLGIDLFRGIAAFGVVVIHGLGEIPRDEEALALSNFFVIFCVPFFLITSFYFSSNLLLSKNTKAYLNNRTKRIIFPYLAWTIIYLLARFIGSLIGNQESFHRLVADPINIIFFGASGVQLYFLPMLLCGSLAVILTTKILKNIQNYFLLIFCFLLSIYIFDLMSTTGNDFVLGKGIAFKQIIDTSSFTNLWLFQFMRLILVILSWSIKCIPYIIFSIIINKHQSQKILYKYMLVDPKNLSIKLLLWLFVPLFIGLILLSKIHLLYLLLPYMLFIYAILISRLISQNTLISSIANKLGYFSFGIYLSHALITAGFLPIMVKLYPKIWAFELSPLTLIIFSMIIFFISLIITHLISLNKTAARFLLAI; from the coding sequence ATGCTCTTACAAAATGCTGGCATTCAGAACAAAAGACTATTAGGAATTGATCTTTTTAGAGGTATAGCTGCTTTTGGGGTAGTTGTTATTCATGGACTTGGAGAAATACCTAGAGATGAAGAAGCTCTAGCTCTTTCTAATTTTTTTGTTATTTTTTGCGTTCCTTTTTTTTTGATAACCTCTTTTTACTTTAGTAGTAATTTGCTTTTATCGAAAAATACAAAAGCATATCTAAACAATCGCACTAAAAGAATTATATTTCCTTACCTTGCTTGGACAATAATTTATTTGTTAGCGAGATTTATTGGTTCATTAATAGGCAATCAAGAATCTTTCCATAGATTAGTTGCTGATCCAATCAACATTATATTTTTCGGTGCATCTGGAGTCCAATTATATTTTCTACCAATGTTATTATGTGGTAGTTTAGCTGTAATTCTAACCACAAAAATTTTAAAAAATATTCAAAACTATTTCTTACTTATCTTTTGTTTTTTGCTAAGTATTTATATTTTTGATTTGATGTCTACGACTGGAAATGATTTTGTATTAGGAAAAGGAATTGCATTCAAACAGATAATTGATACATCATCATTTACCAATTTATGGCTATTTCAGTTTATGAGATTGATACTTGTTATTTTATCTTGGTCAATCAAGTGTATACCATACATAATATTCAGTATTATTATTAATAAACATCAGTCTCAAAAGATACTTTATAAGTATATGCTTGTTGACCCAAAAAATTTGTCAATTAAATTGCTTTTGTGGCTTTTTGTACCCCTATTTATTGGTTTAATTCTTCTATCTAAAATACATTTACTATACTTACTTTTACCATATATGTTGTTTATTTATGCTATTTTAATATCTAGGTTAATTTCTCAGAATACATTAATTAGCTCAATTGCGAATAAACTGGGTTATTTTAGTTTTGGAATCTATCTATCACATGCTTTGATAACTGCTGGCTTTCTGCCAATTATGGTTAAATTATATCCAAAAATTTGGGCTTTTGAGTTATCACCATTGACGCTAATTATATTTTCTATGATAATATTTTTTATTAGTCTAATAATTACACATTTAATTTCTCTAAATAAAACTGCTGCCAGATTTTTACTTGCTATTTAA
- a CDS encoding GumC family protein, producing MEEHLQYWAILKRRWLPASIVFGLLLTLAIVKTVIETPVYQATSQLVLKKNSTSSLTGVGNQLGQLESSVSGRPMGTEVAVLRSLPIAERTINALHLNINPFAFLNELKVKNLENTDILELSYVDTDPRKAASIVNTLMKVYIENDINANRAQTRSARDFIAQQLPLRKAALQEAEQRLQVFKQQNRVLDLKAEAASSIAILTDLDRQMAATRSDLASQTARMESIKQLFGVSSQEAVVAGFVGESPSTTLVLGQLQDAQQKLELMRLRLTDTHPTVINLKEQEVVLKKELKRRIEQSFIGSAGRLNQSKNPENIVQLRGQGLQQGILGNYASVEAERLSLQVRLKALSQVIVSYRQRANTLPQLELQQRQLEREISATDTSYQNLLARYQELQVAENLQVSNALVVTPALIPGVPIKSRQYINLLQGLIGGLVLGAATAFVLEKFDKTVKTTQSAKDLLGYTLLGYIPPFNNGNLIPELIVKDKPNSPVSEAFRMLQTNLRVFNSEQPIKVTVVSSAVPKEGKSTIAANLAVSMSQLGRKVLLVDADLRNPSQYKIWKISNEVGLSHVLRNQSDLEEAVTEVVPNLEVLTAGELNNNPAALLDSSQMAVFVGQVAQKYDFVIIDTPPLTVAADATILGKLANGILFVVRPGVADTDNISLSKELLAKAHQNVLGIAINGIKANQQYSGYAMSKV from the coding sequence ATGGAAGAACATTTGCAATATTGGGCGATTCTAAAGCGTCGATGGTTGCCTGCTTCTATAGTTTTTGGGCTACTTTTGACATTAGCTATAGTTAAAACTGTAATAGAAACGCCAGTTTATCAAGCAACCAGCCAACTAGTCTTAAAAAAGAACTCTACTTCTTCGCTTACTGGAGTCGGCAACCAATTAGGACAGTTAGAGAGTTCGGTAAGTGGTAGACCTATGGGAACTGAAGTTGCAGTTCTGCGTTCTTTGCCCATAGCCGAAAGGACTATCAACGCTCTCCACTTGAATATCAACCCTTTTGCATTCTTAAACGAGCTAAAAGTAAAAAATCTAGAAAATACTGATATTCTAGAACTTTCTTATGTAGATACAGACCCCAGAAAGGCTGCTTCAATTGTCAATACCTTAATGAAGGTCTATATAGAAAATGATATCAATGCCAACCGCGCTCAAACTAGGTCAGCCAGAGACTTTATTGCTCAACAGCTACCGCTGAGGAAAGCTGCATTACAAGAAGCTGAACAAAGGTTGCAAGTTTTTAAACAACAGAACAGAGTTTTAGACCTGAAAGCAGAAGCAGCATCGAGCATTGCAATTCTTACTGATTTAGACAGACAAATGGCTGCAACTAGATCAGATTTAGCCTCTCAAACCGCACGGATGGAATCAATTAAGCAACTATTTGGTGTGAGTTCCCAGGAGGCTGTAGTTGCTGGTTTTGTAGGTGAGTCTCCATCAACTACTTTAGTTCTCGGACAGTTGCAAGATGCCCAACAAAAACTTGAACTTATGAGGCTACGTTTGACAGATACTCACCCTACAGTCATTAACCTCAAAGAACAAGAAGTTGTTCTCAAAAAAGAACTAAAAAGGCGCATAGAACAAAGTTTTATAGGTAGCGCAGGACGTTTAAATCAAAGCAAAAATCCTGAAAACATTGTGCAGCTTAGAGGTCAAGGTCTGCAACAGGGAATCTTAGGGAACTATGCTAGCGTTGAGGCGGAACGTCTTAGTTTACAAGTGCGGTTGAAAGCTTTAAGTCAAGTCATTGTATCTTACAGACAAAGAGCTAATACCTTGCCACAGCTAGAATTGCAGCAACGCCAGCTAGAGCGTGAAATAAGCGCAACTGATACCAGCTATCAAAACCTTCTAGCTCGATATCAAGAACTGCAAGTGGCAGAAAATCTACAGGTAAGTAATGCTTTGGTTGTGACACCTGCATTAATTCCAGGAGTACCAATTAAAAGCCGTCAATATATAAACTTATTGCAAGGGCTAATTGGTGGTCTTGTGCTGGGTGCAGCCACTGCTTTTGTCTTGGAAAAATTTGATAAAACTGTCAAAACTACTCAATCGGCTAAAGATTTATTGGGGTACACTTTACTTGGTTATATTCCGCCGTTCAATAATGGGAATCTTATCCCAGAATTAATCGTTAAAGATAAACCTAATTCTCCTGTCAGCGAAGCTTTTAGGATGCTGCAAACTAACCTAAGAGTTTTTAATTCAGAGCAACCAATCAAAGTTACTGTGGTATCGAGCGCTGTACCTAAAGAAGGTAAATCGACAATTGCTGCTAACTTAGCTGTTTCTATGTCTCAACTTGGACGTAAGGTTTTGTTAGTAGATGCAGATTTACGTAATCCTAGTCAATACAAAATCTGGAAAATCTCAAATGAGGTGGGGTTAAGTCACGTTTTGAGAAACCAGTCTGATTTGGAAGAAGCTGTTACTGAAGTTGTACCCAACCTGGAAGTTTTAACTGCTGGTGAATTAAATAACAACCCTGCTGCACTGCTTGATTCCAGCCAAATGGCTGTATTTGTCGGACAAGTCGCACAAAAATATGATTTCGTAATTATTGATACTCCACCTTTAACGGTAGCTGCTGATGCAACTATTTTGGGCAAACTGGCGAATGGAATTTTGTTTGTAGTTCGTCCAGGAGTAGCTGATACTGATAATATTTCTCTTTCTAAAGAACTATTGGCGAAAGCTCACCAAAATGTTTTGGGTATAGCAATTAATGGGATTAAAGCTAATCAGCAATATTCTGGTTACGCAATGAGTAAAGTTTAA
- a CDS encoding IS4 family transposase, whose amino-acid sequence MTLRVQILKDKFSQSLGLPFKELLPESAIKLAISELKIKYKKRLFDPLITLWAFLSQVLDTDKTCHNAVSKIIAHLAESELEIPSTDTSGYCQARARLPEKLLEKLFNYSAQNLEEKVTEENLWCGRNVKVIDGSTVSMPDTVENQKQYPQPSSQQTGCGFPIAKIGVIFSLATGAAIALCIDVLNTHDIKLARRLYSFLKPNDVLLGDRAFCAYADLFAIKQLDCDAIFRKHSSRTTTMRKGKIIGDCDKLVTWYKPKSCPKGLSKDEFDALPKNITVREIYYYIVIPGFRTGRVSLITTLLDKATYSTLDIVGLYGKRWDVKLDLRHLKTTLGMDILRCKSPSMIRKEIHVYLLAYNLIRSLMWSAGITHNTPPNRLSLQGTRHHLLNFIPKLETAHSQKRIRLYRSLLKIIVHKVVPDRPARTEPRVTKRRPKAYPRLTKPRHELRKQLQTA is encoded by the coding sequence GTGACATTACGAGTACAAATTCTCAAGGACAAATTTAGTCAGAGTTTAGGGCTACCTTTTAAAGAACTATTGCCGGAATCAGCAATAAAACTTGCAATATCCGAGCTAAAAATTAAATATAAAAAGCGGTTATTTGACCCGTTAATAACTTTATGGGCATTTTTATCGCAAGTACTAGATACTGATAAAACTTGCCACAATGCTGTAAGTAAAATAATTGCACATTTGGCAGAATCAGAGTTAGAAATTCCATCAACTGATACGAGTGGTTACTGCCAAGCTAGGGCGAGACTCCCAGAAAAATTATTGGAGAAACTCTTCAATTATTCAGCACAAAATCTAGAAGAGAAAGTGACAGAAGAAAACTTATGGTGTGGTCGGAATGTGAAAGTGATAGATGGTTCGACTGTCTCCATGCCAGACACTGTAGAGAATCAAAAACAATACCCTCAACCTAGTAGTCAACAAACCGGATGTGGATTCCCAATTGCCAAAATTGGGGTGATATTCAGTTTAGCTACAGGAGCCGCTATTGCTTTATGTATCGATGTTCTGAACACCCATGATATTAAATTAGCAAGGAGATTGTACAGTTTTCTCAAACCAAATGATGTGCTTTTAGGGGATAGAGCGTTTTGCGCTTATGCTGATCTGTTTGCTATTAAACAACTTGATTGTGATGCTATATTTCGTAAGCATTCATCTCGCACAACTACTATGCGAAAAGGTAAAATTATTGGAGATTGTGACAAATTAGTTACTTGGTATAAGCCTAAAAGTTGTCCAAAAGGTTTGAGTAAAGATGAATTTGATGCTCTACCTAAAAATATAACTGTGCGAGAGATTTATTATTACATTGTTATTCCTGGTTTTCGCACAGGGCGAGTTAGCTTAATTACTACTCTTTTAGATAAAGCAACTTATTCTACTCTGGATATTGTTGGACTTTACGGTAAACGGTGGGATGTTAAACTAGATTTAAGACATTTAAAAACTACTTTGGGTATGGATATTTTACGATGTAAATCTCCTTCCATGATCCGCAAAGAAATTCATGTTTATTTACTGGCTTACAATTTAATTCGGAGCTTAATGTGGTCGGCTGGGATTACTCACAATACTCCTCCAAATCGTTTATCGCTTCAAGGTACTCGACATCATTTACTGAATTTTATTCCTAAATTGGAAACTGCTCACTCTCAAAAACGCATCCGACTTTATCGTAGTTTGCTGAAAATTATTGTTCACAAGGTTGTCCCCGACCGTCCTGCACGCACCGAACCACGAGTCACCAAACGCCGCCCCAAAGCTTATCCCAGATTGACCAAACCCCGGCATGAATTACGCAAACAATTACAAACTGCTTAA
- the hpsJ-A gene encoding HpsJ-like protein, cyanoexosortase A-associated: MVDHVWSILLGLMFIFLYSQSSIIKPKQLSILKFFSWVALPIGIVYLLMLPLGINNSLTLYKNINNQFTNQQAQQQEQLQKVTEKLKTVNSQQELTNIANSLNLQNEIAASKSPQDLKNKIYQQIQTSAQNAVSTANVAKREQIKNLIKTAVRINLGAIISGVCFIILWRLTRWTRIIEKNVG, encoded by the coding sequence ATGGTAGATCATGTATGGTCTATTTTACTGGGATTGATGTTTATATTTTTGTATAGCCAAAGCAGCATTATTAAACCTAAACAACTATCTATTCTAAAATTTTTCTCTTGGGTTGCTTTGCCAATCGGTATAGTTTATCTATTAATGTTGCCTTTAGGAATTAATAACAGCCTGACCCTCTATAAAAATATTAATAATCAATTTACTAATCAACAAGCACAACAACAAGAGCAACTACAAAAAGTAACCGAAAAACTTAAAACAGTTAATTCTCAGCAAGAATTAACTAACATCGCCAATAGCTTAAACCTGCAAAATGAAATCGCAGCTAGCAAATCTCCTCAAGATTTGAAGAATAAAATATATCAGCAAATTCAAACATCTGCTCAAAATGCTGTAAGCACGGCGAATGTAGCCAAGCGAGAGCAAATTAAAAACCTAATTAAAACTGCTGTCAGAATTAATTTAGGCGCAATCATATCAGGTGTTTGCTTCATTATCCTATGGAGATTGACTCGCTGGACAAGGATTATTGAAAAGAATGTTGGGTGA
- the hpsJ-A gene encoding HpsJ-like protein, cyanoexosortase A-associated: MTTQKPEKLSHKSIEITEAVEKRSFALLRFLGYTLLIFSLIDYLGILIPPRLTDPVWEFQAIGQMVDHVWSPLLGLTFIFLYNQTSIVKPRRVSNLKFLSWFALAIGILYLLLLPLGINNSLTLYKNLNAQFTNQQAQQQEQLQKITDKLNGVVSLQELNNLANNLNIQNEAGSNQSPQGLKSKISQQIQTVAQNTLATAKVVKRQQIKNLIKDAVRINLGAIISGICFITLWNLTRWTRVNH, translated from the coding sequence ATGACAACACAAAAACCGGAGAAACTTTCTCACAAGTCAATAGAAATAACAGAAGCTGTAGAAAAACGTTCATTTGCTTTATTACGTTTTCTTGGCTATACCTTGCTTATATTTTCTTTAATTGATTACCTTGGCATCCTTATTCCTCCCCGTTTAACAGATCCTGTTTGGGAATTTCAAGCTATTGGACAAATGGTAGATCACGTATGGTCTCCTTTGTTGGGATTGACATTTATATTTTTATATAATCAAACCAGTATCGTTAAACCAAGACGGGTTTCAAATCTCAAGTTTTTATCTTGGTTTGCCTTAGCAATTGGCATATTATATTTGCTGCTACTACCTTTAGGTATTAACAATAGTCTCACACTTTATAAAAACCTTAATGCTCAATTTACAAATCAGCAGGCACAACAACAAGAACAACTACAAAAAATAACTGATAAATTAAATGGAGTTGTATCTCTCCAAGAATTAAATAATCTAGCCAATAATCTAAATATTCAAAATGAAGCAGGTTCTAATCAATCTCCACAAGGTTTAAAAAGTAAAATATCTCAGCAAATTCAAACTGTTGCTCAAAATACTTTAGCCACAGCTAAAGTAGTCAAGCGACAACAAATTAAAAATCTAATTAAAGATGCTGTAAGAATAAATTTAGGAGCAATAATATCAGGTATTTGCTTTATTACTCTTTGGAATCTGACTCGTTGGACACGTGTCAATCATTAA
- a CDS encoding cyanoexosortase A system-associated protein gives MFINKQILSQTKQVFSLRLQPLFKYQRFYILGIFSVFAILHLHIVSNHPVEGDNISFYVLYWLGILFLLWQNQQQDYITTWFSNLLGLGLTLIVIIRPLHLWSLDLLLFRFGPVVAVFGLGLLSFGFSGIKYHWRLFLLLCLMLSPYGFINEIFAFRLHFSELTATISAFSLHYLGLKATARDAFVTLPTGQVEVLYYCTGGLLILWLLKLTLLIMIVIIRLTWQQRLGLISCAVFTGFIVGCIRVALLAVVVNNHNLFEYWHSYTGGALFMALATITYAALCNWILPLELLYSTEKDDTDTKIIVNHQRILFLVVTLIGIILTNIYLITTGRSLDTFVLPDSINLNSWQQVKVKSWSNQKSNTPTDTKAIIVRSQKDYSYVKNNQHLELQMRYFTNTRGESNPFLEQTSANQKNIRYVKGVGYYLLYSDAKQTYLTACINPRGGSTVTSTQFMQNRYTYDLTWSRIVPWIFGKEILRDNRCIWAQLSIPLNEVADTEVYAILESFWVANYANWQSIFLNIN, from the coding sequence ATGTTCATCAATAAACAAATACTTAGTCAAACAAAACAAGTATTTTCTCTTCGCCTTCAACCTTTATTTAAATACCAGCGGTTTTACATACTTGGTATTTTCAGTGTATTTGCTATTTTACATTTACATATAGTTAGTAATCATCCAGTTGAAGGTGATAATATTTCTTTTTATGTACTCTATTGGCTAGGTATTTTATTTTTACTGTGGCAAAATCAACAGCAAGATTACATAACAACTTGGTTTTCCAATCTACTAGGTTTAGGACTAACACTCATAGTTATAATCAGACCGCTACATTTGTGGAGTTTAGACTTATTGTTGTTTCGATTCGGCCCAGTTGTTGCGGTTTTTGGTTTAGGATTACTATCTTTTGGTTTTTCAGGCATCAAATATCACTGGCGCTTATTTTTGTTGTTGTGCTTGATGCTTTCTCCCTATGGCTTCATCAACGAAATTTTTGCTTTTCGACTGCATTTTAGTGAATTAACTGCAACTATATCTGCTTTCTCACTTCATTATTTGGGATTGAAAGCTACTGCACGAGATGCTTTCGTCACATTACCTACGGGTCAAGTCGAAGTTCTTTATTACTGCACAGGTGGATTATTGATTTTATGGCTACTAAAGCTCACTTTGTTAATCATGATAGTCATTATTCGCTTAACTTGGCAGCAGAGATTAGGACTAATTTCATGCGCTGTATTTACAGGATTTATAGTTGGCTGTATTCGTGTAGCATTGTTAGCTGTTGTAGTTAATAATCACAATTTATTTGAATATTGGCATAGCTATACGGGAGGTGCTTTGTTTATGGCACTAGCAACTATTACTTATGCAGCTTTATGTAATTGGATACTTCCATTAGAACTATTGTATTCTACAGAAAAAGATGATACTGATACTAAAATTATAGTAAATCATCAAAGAATTTTGTTTCTTGTTGTTACCTTAATAGGAATTATATTAACTAATATTTATTTGATTACTACTGGGCGATCGCTCGATACATTTGTTTTACCAGACTCAATTAATTTAAATAGTTGGCAGCAAGTAAAAGTTAAATCCTGGAGTAATCAAAAATCTAATACTCCAACAGATACTAAGGCTATAATAGTGCGATCGCAAAAAGATTATAGCTATGTTAAAAATAACCAGCACCTAGAGTTACAGATGCGCTATTTTACGAATACTAGAGGTGAATCAAATCCTTTTTTAGAGCAGACAAGCGCAAATCAAAAAAATATTAGATATGTAAAAGGAGTTGGCTATTATCTGTTATACAGCGATGCTAAACAAACTTATTTAACAGCTTGTATAAATCCGCGTGGAGGTAGCACCGTTACCTCAACTCAATTTATGCAAAATCGATACACTTATGATTTGACTTGGAGTCGTATAGTACCTTGGATTTTTGGTAAAGAAATTCTAAGGGATAATCGTTGTATATGGGCGCAATTGTCTATTCCCTTAAATGAAGTAGCAGATACTGAAGTTTATGCAATTTTAGAATCATTTTGGGTTGCTAATTATGCTAACTGGCAATCTATTTTTTTGAATATAAATTAA
- a CDS encoding glycosyltransferase translates to MLKTLNYRIIHLSKYYPPDRGGIETHVQTLARSQAALGAEVHVICVNAFDQHGHFSNRTQTVNETDCNVQVTRLGRFLSFARFDFCPKVLSNLCRLLNEPNTLLHLHTPNPTMLLALTLLPRRLPLVITHHSDIIKQRILKYVLRPFEYLVYSQTSRVLTTSSQYIQGSKLLRLYRHKLSILPLGIDFLNYIELNQLAVDFSQYLKAKYGETIWLVVGRLVYYKALHIAIEALTLVPGTLIIIGTGPLEQELKALAKKLGVNDRIVWLGHVSEDELIGAYQAATSLWFPSNVRSEGFGLVQVEAMASGCPVINADIPCSGVPWVSRHEQEGLTVPINDSIALASAAKRLLYEPGLRTKLVIASRKRSEYFNQETMAQRSFELYEEVLSQESNYIGIAKPVNL, encoded by the coding sequence ATGCTAAAAACACTAAATTATCGCATCATCCATTTGTCTAAATACTATCCACCAGACCGTGGAGGCATTGAAACACATGTTCAAACCTTAGCTAGATCTCAAGCTGCTTTGGGTGCGGAAGTTCATGTGATTTGTGTGAATGCTTTTGATCAGCATGGACATTTTTCTAATAGAACTCAGACTGTTAACGAGACAGATTGTAATGTACAGGTCACACGACTGGGTCGCTTTTTGTCATTTGCGCGATTTGATTTTTGTCCAAAAGTTTTAAGTAATCTTTGCCGATTGCTTAACGAACCAAATACCTTACTTCATCTTCATACTCCTAATCCAACAATGCTCCTAGCTTTAACTTTGCTACCTAGGCGTTTACCTTTGGTAATTACGCACCATAGCGATATTATTAAGCAAAGAATATTGAAGTATGTATTACGTCCTTTTGAATATCTAGTTTACAGTCAAACATCACGAGTTCTTACCACTAGTTCTCAATATATTCAAGGATCAAAACTTTTACGTTTATATCGTCATAAATTAAGTATTCTTCCATTAGGAATAGACTTTTTGAATTATATTGAACTAAATCAATTAGCAGTTGATTTTAGCCAGTATTTAAAAGCAAAATATGGAGAGACAATCTGGCTAGTAGTTGGTAGACTCGTTTATTACAAAGCACTGCATATAGCAATTGAAGCTTTAACTTTAGTGCCAGGAACGCTAATTATAATTGGCACTGGCCCTCTAGAACAAGAACTAAAAGCATTAGCAAAAAAACTAGGAGTCAATGACCGCATTGTCTGGTTAGGCCATGTCAGTGAAGATGAGCTTATAGGTGCTTATCAGGCTGCGACATCTCTTTGGTTTCCTTCTAATGTACGCAGTGAAGGATTTGGTTTAGTTCAGGTGGAAGCTATGGCGAGTGGTTGTCCTGTAATTAATGCTGATATTCCTTGTAGTGGTGTTCCTTGGGTAAGTCGGCATGAACAAGAAGGCTTGACTGTACCAATTAACGATTCAATTGCTTTAGCGAGTGCAGCAAAACGTCTGCTCTATGAACCTGGTTTGCGTACCAAATTAGTAATAGCAAGCCGCAAACGATCTGAGTATTTTAACCAAGAAACTATGGCTCAACGAAGTTTTGAATTATATGAAGAAGTTTTGAGTCAAGAGAGTAACTATATTGGCATCGCAAAACCAGTTAATTTATGA